The genomic DNA ttcaggaaaggcctgctagaagagttccattttaaaacctttttaaaagctgtttaaggtggtaatatgacagatctcctttggcaggccattccataatctgggagcaacagccaagaaggtcctctggggGCTTGCAGACAACCTAGTTTTTAAAggttgcaacaaattcctcccagaagacctaagtgtatggggtggattatatggaaggaggcagttcCAGAGATAGACCAAAGCCATTTAGACAGAGAAAAAACATGACATGCACTCAAGAAAGTTCAATCTCTAACTttgttttctaaacaaacaagTGTTGATGCCTTTTGTCTTCCacgtttcttggcaagatttattgagaggaggcttgcaattgccttcctcagagagtgtgactttcccaaggttttcatgactgagtgggaattccAACCTCAGTTGCCTAGAGTTCTTTCTGAGACAATAATAGGATTTATCCACTTTATCCCATCATCAAGTAGTGGTCAAAAAGGACAGCACGACTCCCCTTGCACTACACATGCTTTCCTGACTGGAACACAACATGGGACAGAGCTGTGGTGGAATATGAGCAAAACATAGAAGAAAGTCCCAGTTATCTCTAGTCAGTGATCAGGGACAATGGGGACATCCTCTTTGCAAAGAAGAGCATTAAACCAAAGGTGGACAACTGTGTGAGGCTAGTGGGCCACATTAACCTGCAGGAgtccttggagggctgcaccccacaaaacacacaagcacacataccAATAACATTTAAAAGACCCCAAATCCCCTTAACATCCTCTAGGGAGGGAATTTTTTAACGATATTATTAGGCTCAGGAGAGgtcttaaaaaacaaactaactaACTAATGATCTGACATCAGttacttccatttttatttttaaaaaaggttataaAATGGCCCAACGTCACTCAAATATACCATGAAAATGCCACCCCCAGTGAaaatgtttagattttttttttgttaaaatgttgTGGTGTTTTTTGATCCAGGGACACCTGTAGGGCCTCAAATAACCCTTTGCTGAACCCTACATTAAATTCTATCCTTTCTTCTCCATGGAAAAGGTACAAAcagcagggaagaggaagagctaAATGTCTGCCAAGATCTTCTAGGCATCTCAGTATTTCTGTGATCAATTTGCATCTGGCTCTGGGGAGGGAACCAGGTGCTTCTCCTTGCTTTTGGCAAAGCATGGAATGGCTGTGCAGAGCAGTTTCAGGGGCTTTGCAGGAAGCAAAAGGAGAGACAATCAGTaatgtggagggaggaaggggataccaaCCCAGGCACTATTCAAAAAAGGTCATCTGCACATGTAAGGGATGATACAGTAATGATGATATAAAGAGGTTATTGCTCTTcctcagtaaaaataaagaatgaaGAAACTGAGGCCTTTAGAGAACAGAAGCATAAGGTCATAAACGGATTACAAAAAATAACTGATAAACAAGGAAAGGTGAGGAGAGCAGACCCAACCACACTGAATGTTGTAACTCATCATCAGCCAGAGATATGCTGGAAAGTATAGGTCATCCTGCTGGGAGGAATAAAAACAGATGACAAAGGAGGTGTGGATCCTGAAACTTCTtcttattataaaattataaaataattataaaattataatatattaGAATACAATTTTTATAATTACatctttataattttatattataatattatattataattataattattatagaACTGCCATCTGGAACTCAGCAAAAGACTTGGCTAGTACAGGAGTGAAAGCCGTAATCTCCTGAACCATTTGCCTAGTCTGAATGAGCTTTTTGTGTAGTCTGCTGGTAACTACCAACAGCACACCTGCTTGTGAAATGCTATCATTCACAGGATAAAGATTGATCTTTATTTTGTAGCTATTGAAAAAAGAATCTGAACTGATAGCCTTATTACACTACACTGATATAGTACTATATATCACTTTACTGCCGTGGaaacatcctatggattcctgggatttgcagtttagggaggggcacttagaattttcagctagagagctcctgagtcccaccaaactacaaaccccagaattccacgggatgttgccatggcagttaaagtggaacacaACATAgcacaacaacaatgtagtgTGATAAGGCTGTGTATCCTACAAGCTAGATGATGTATATGGAATATCTTCTGAAAGTAATGTGCCTAAGTGAAAGCAAATGACCCTAGAACAGAAGAGTCTGTGTAATATGAAGAACTTCTGCAAGGAGCAGAATTTTGAAAGCTAATTGTTTAACTTAATCAATACACAAAATATATACAGCTTCATGCTTATTCTCCTCTTAGATGAAATTTCCTGAAAATACAGAAAGTAAGAGATTCTTGAGGGGCTTGTTGAGGCTAACCAGTCTACTAGACAAAATTGTTCTTTATAGCCTTAGGAACTCAGATGATCAAAATCACTCATAAGTAACTCTGGCTAGATACAGACTGACAAGCATAAGACAACCATCTGTCCCTCAACTAAGAAACAGAAGCAGGAGACCCATGCCtacctctaataataataataataatataatttatttatattccacagAAGGAACCAAGGCGGATTACAGCAGaaagataacaataaaatatgataagaataaacattttttatctgtttaataaacattattaatgatAGAATCTTACCTGTGCATATAACGCTCGCCAATCCATAGGGCTCTTTGTAAACACCCCCGTAATCTTGCTGTGGTCTTACGTTGCATTCACTGATGGAAGTCTCAGTCCCAGTGCAAAGAATACCATTGAACCAGAAGGGAGTAGGAACAGGTATCATTCCAAAAAGAGAATGTTGTGGGGCAAACAGAGCAGTTCCACAGCCAAGATACCGGCACACTACCGCAGCATCTTTAAGATCCCAGTCACTGCCACGTACTGTTGCCCAAATTCCCCCACGGAAGAGCTCAACTCTCCCAGCACAGCGATCGCGGCCCTCTGCTAAATGAATCTCTGAGAAGAATGAAGAACAATAATTATTAACATTTTTGGAGCTAGTAGGGATTGAAAGAATATCttctaatattaaaaaaaagttcaaaatatatttgttcaGTGTCAGGAAACTCTGATGAGGAGAACCTTGTAAATACAGGATTTCTATGTGGAAAAATATATGtttactgcacagaaatattgtttcctgCATAAAAAAATGTGTAAAGAATTTATGCATAACCTGTCTGGAACTGTggctaatctctctctctttttgccccCAGTGGGAGGGAAATTGCTAAAATGACTGGCCATAATCCCATTCTTCTGATTTATGCATGATCTAATGATACTGCCAGTCCCTGAAGGCTTTCAGCTCAATGGTGCAGgtgaagaaaacaatatttcagaggacagaGACACAAAATAGCAAGGACAATGGTGTCCGTGTTGCATGGGAAACTAGGGCAGTTGTAATGGAAAAAGGGAATAAATGTCATGCTTTACCTAGAGGAATTCTGCCTAGAGGGGAGAAAGGCCACAAAGACTTGATGTATAAGTATAGCTGAGCAGCAGTGAACATGAAAATGTTTTTTCAATTTTTGTTGATAATATGTTGAACATGAACCAGCAGTATGATGCTCTCACAAAGAAGGCAAACAATATTTTGGCATACATTAATAGAACCATCATTTATAATGGTCCCATGATATTCTGCACTGATCAGACCTCAGTGGGGCGctacattttaagaaagataGAGACAAATTAGAGCAGGTTCAAACAAGGGCAACAAGGATACTAAGTGGTacgaggaaaggttgaaggagctgggaatgggcatgttcagcttggtggtaagaagactgagaggtgacatgatggcacTCCTTTAATTCCTCAAGAGCTCTCACAGAGAGAAGagagcaggtttgttttctgctgcccaaaGTATACAAGGAggcctaatggtttgaagttacaggaaggtagacatcagttgaacattagaaggaagttCTTGATGGTAGGAGgggtttggcaatggaatcaattacctagagtggtggtggtggtggtgggggtcaCCTTTTCTGGAAATTACTAAAAAGAGTCTGGAGAACTACCTACTAGGGATGCTCTAGTTGAAGATTCTGCATTGAGAACATTCCATGggggcccttccaactctttggtgctatgattctatgatatatgaCAGAAGAATCAGCTCTAGAAGATCCAGGACCTATCTCAAACAATTATGTGGAGGTTGAACCTGAGCTTTTGATAGAGGTTCCATCTTCTCACAAGAACAGGGAGACAAAATGGACCCTGAGATGCCCCCAAGCCACAGGGAGTGAGGCAGTCTGAAGAGGCAACTTAAGAAACTTAGCTGAGAGAAAGCAGGAAACTTCAGCAGGCCTTGACTGAGCAGAATCCATCCTCACTTCTGACAGCTGTAGAAGAGAGGTGACTGTATGTCAACACACATTTATCAGATGATGCGCATCTCTTTCACCTTTTCCATCATCTGTATCATTACAGAAATTtcagttcaaaattcaaaatgacccgaatagactagaaagctgggccaaagctatcaaaatgaaattcaacatggagaaatgtaaggtactgcacttagggaggaaaaatgaaatgcacagatataggatgggggacacctggctgaacaagactacatgtgaaagggatctacgagtccaagtagaccacaagttgaacatgagtcaacagtgtgatgcgacagctaaaaaggccaatgcaattttaggctgcatctatagaagtagagtgtctagatcaagaaaagtaatagtcccactctattctgctttggtcaggcccacctggaatattgtgtccagttctgggcacaacaattttaaagggatgtgagaaaatggagcgtgtccaaaggagggcaactaaaatggtgaagggtcttggaaAACATACACTATGAGGAATGAATTAGGGAGCTGGAGGtgtttaacctgaagaagaaaaggttaacaggtgatatgatagccctgtttaaatatttgaagggatgtcatattgaggagggagcaagcttgttttctgctgctccagagactaggatccggagcaatggatgcaagttccacgaaaagagattccacctcaacattaggaggaagctcctgacaataagggctgttcaacagtggaacaaactccctcggagtgtagttgaatctccttctttggaggtctttaaacagaggctggatggccatctgtcagggatgccttgattgagagttcctgcatggcaggggtttggactggacgAGGGAACACTGGGACCCTTATGGGGCACTTGCAGCCAGAGAACATGACAAGAGGAAAGCACCAGGATGGAAAGACTAATCAGGTTTCAGGTGTTTTCATATTAATGAACAAAGCAcaggaaataaacaagataaatTTGAACTTTTACTACAGAAAGACAAATACAACTCATAAACATTATGAGATGTGATTTGCGACTGGAATGTACTAATTGCGGGTATAACGTAATTCaaaagaaatagaccaaacaaggaggggaaaggaatagcattatataCAAAGGATATGTACTCCTGTAGGAAGATGCATGACTTGAAGCACAGGAAGCCTTTGGGTAAAAATGACTGGGAAATGAGAGGGAAAGAATACTAACATCCTAATATCTCTGGATAGCAAACTGTACCAAGAATGGAAAGTCCAACAAATTATTCTCCTGACTTGCTGACAATTTTATTTTCCAGAAAGCAGAAAAAACAAGAATGGCATCACCCACCTTTTATGGCAGTCTCACTGACATTGAAGAAATGATCAAGGGGCATGAACCCATGGATGTGACCAAGTTGGGAGATTGGTTATACTGAATAAATGGAATGTTGAATGTTGAAGTTTGGTGACTGTTCAGAATGCACATTTTCATGGATCTTTCCTATGTCCATTTTTTAATGATGATTACCTGAACACTCCACGCCAGCATCCTTCCTGTGGTCACAAGTGTGATCGATAATGTTCTGTTTTGGACATTCTTTTAGACTATATTCTCCCCCCATGCAGTTCACCTGATCCATCCAAATGGGACCAGATCCTTCTCCAAACTTGGTTCCCGTTGCTGCTGTTAAAGGTTCTCCTCCACAACCCCATTCCCTGCACACCACACGGGCATCCTCCATGTCCCAGCCATTGTCACATACTGTTCCCCACTTCTTGTTATGGAACACCTCCACTCTGCCACTGCATGGAGTTGGACCACCTACCAGTCTTACCCCTGTTTAGAGAGAGAACAGAATGAAATACTCCACAAGTGCAATTCATGTTAAAATATTGGGCCTTTATAAATACAAAACCAGCCATAATATGGTATGACACAGACATATGCAATCAATGCACAAGtttagtatttttattgtacCATAGTTTCACCATTCCATCTTTATAAGCCCTTAACCAGTTCCCTTATGAATGTTCACAACTGAAAGTACCAGCAGCATCTATCACCTTTTCTCAGATCCTAAGGTTAGAAAAAATATCTGTGCTTGAACACTAATGCTGGCTTAGTCTCAGTAAATTTTAGTGATGTAATTTTTCATTACTTCACTTCCTGAAGACAGAAATGAGTAGTTTCCTTTTCTGCCAGCTgtgaaaaaatctttgaaaaacaCAGTTTCTGAAGGGTATTCATACTTCAGGACTTACTAAGTGTGAAATTTGTATGTCATttcacacagaaaacagcatttcctgtacAAATAAAAGCATCTTCTACATGGAAAATATTATTccaatacagaaatattaattcctgcacagaaaatgcagttttctataCAAACTAAccatggggcttgacagacgggcagctccacgccgcccatctttgccctgagttgatgctgcagcagccacacgctGCAATACCGacatgctgccaaaaagaagctgcctagagcggcttctgtTTTGCAGTGTCACAAACAGGAAAACGCCACCATCATGCAAGTGCCACCAtcatgccacttcctgccagcaacgTCTGGATGCTGCGcggtgcttgcatcatcatggcggcccccatgtggacaggaggccaccatgatggcaccgcCGCTGCGCGccagggttcaggagcatgcagttgctgtgcactcctgaaccctaattttggcctgtGTATGGCACTTCCCGCACATCTGTACCAGGCCCATGTGAaaattttcacagaataaatAATGTATAGCATTTGAAACAATCAGTTAATACATTGTGTTTGCTATGTGAATCAAAATTCACTTGGTTTatagaaatgaaatttattattacggtcgatgaccagcataaaacaatataaaagagtaCAATATGATACAATGGCCAATAGGAAAAGAACAAACAATGCAAACAATATAGTACAAATACAATAGGAATACAGCTTGGAGGCTATAAATTCAAGTAACTATATAGGGTGAAATAGATGAGATTGAtagaataaaaaatttaaaaattaagacaCAATTTTTCGTCTGCAAGCTATTGCAGCAACGCAAAAACTTGCCACCTTGGTTGTAATTCCTGGTTGCTGGTCGGCCAGAAGGTAAGCAATGTAAAATATATCAGGTTTACCTggtattttttgtaaaattggtGCTATAAAACAATGCTGCAGATCCCGGTAAAAggtgcaatacaataaaacatgccCCACTGTTTCTACCTCCCCAGACGCACAAGGACATAAACGTTCACAGAATGGTTTACAGAGTAACTGCATCCTACAAGGGATTGCAGAAGTGTTGTggctatatatataataaaatttttatttatatttcgccTCTCTGTCTTGGACAACCGGGGTAGTTCTAACAATGGCTACAGTGGATTCAGAGGGAAAATGTGTTCCAATTTTGGTGGCcagttatctattcaggaaaggcttgcctgaagagatccattttaacaggtttttaaaagctgtttaagatggtaatgtgatggatctcctctggcaggccgttccataatctgggagcagttgccaAAAAAGCCCTCTGCATGGTTACAGACAGGCTAGTTTTCATAGGTTgaaataaattcctcccagaggacttgaatGTGCCACAACACTTctacaatcacacacacacacacagagagagagagagagagagagaaggtgaccTACTGACAAGGTCATTTCATTTCCTGGCCTTGCATGGTAACCCCAAGACGAAGAACAGAGCAATAGCAAGATTTTTTGCAATTTATGCAATATTTATAGGATTATTCTCTATATAGGGATTGATGTATTTCTACACAAGTGCTTTCTTAATATTCATCAGCATATATTGCACAAGATACACTGTTTTTgaccaaaaatatgttttctacagaaaaatagtatttttgtgcagaaaaatcatTCCTTGGAAACTTCACAAAGTGCAAATGCGTCCTTAAACCTGTGCAGAAATTTTTGTTGTCTTCTACATTGGGGAGAAAACTATACAAACCATCTGTCCTTGAATGCAAGGacaggagagagaaagatttACAGCCCTTGTAGTGGCACATCACATTTTGACATATACTTTTAAAGCTTCCTTCCTCACATACTCATTTGCTCCCTTCTCACCTATTTTGTTGCAAACATCATGATGCCCAGAACTATCAGAGTTGGAATCTTGCTTCTTTCCATTCTAGTTTCTGCTAATGCCTTTTGTAAAAGTGGCTGCTCTTAAATAATAAATTCATGCCAGTTTTTTAATCCCCTGATCAGCAGGCAACCATaatcataaaaaagaaaagaaaaggaaaggggaaaaaagaaaagaaaagaaagaaagagtgcaaCTTTACCATAGTTATAAACTCACCTGAGCACACAACACCAGCAGCTTGTATATGATCACAGTCATGCATTCCCCATGGGCTTGCTGAGCACTGATACAGAGAGGATTCTGTCCCTCTGCAGTGGACATCATCTAACCAGATTGGGCCTGTTCCTTTTACAAGCTCAACTTGATTTTGCTGAAGGCTTGGAATCCCACAGTCAATCTGTTGGCATACAACTCCAGCTTCTTTGATACCCCATCTTTTTCCACAAATGGTGCCCCACACACCATTATGGAGCAATTCAACCCTTCCATAGCACTCATCTGGACCTTCCACCAGCCGGATCTTCAGTTGACCTGAGCGCACAGGATCAGAACCCCAAAACTCCCCTAAGTAAATGAAAAGCCAAGAAATGGATTACCAGGTGGCTAAGGGACTTTCTCCTTCTTTATTATCATTTGGAAATATATACTGCTTCAGAAAACATAAGCAGTGGTAAAAAGAAGGAGGAATTGTCTTGCTGGATCCATCTAATCCAGTCTTCCATCTTCCACCAGTAGCCATCTACTCTTCAGCAGGTCAGCAAGGAGAGTGCTATCCAGTAATATTTGTCCTAAATGTCTGAGACTGAATGATATAGTGCATCTCTATGTGGAAATTTCACCACTGAGGCTATCACAGGCTTTCCTTATTATTGGAATCAATGATAGTTGGCTGCTCTCCTGAAAGCCTTTCCCTTGGCAGGGAAGACAGAAACAAGATGAACACAGCTGCTTAATCCCAACCtctctgccattatattttctAGGAGAAGAACTGAGAAGACTATTCTGGGTTGCAAATAGAAAGGACAATAGGGCATCTCTTGAAGGCCTCTGACATTCATACACAATGCTATTGCCTCTGCCCACCTGGCTCTCTTTCTGTGTAGCACCTCAGCTCTGAACTCTGAGTGAGTGATGTCCTCCAGAATTGTGCTTTTACACTGATCCAGAGACTAAGAAATATGCCTTTGTTCCTTGCTCCTGCTCCTTCTTTCCAAAACAGCCTGTCTGCCTCACTTCCTTTCCACATATGCCACTGTTGTTCGATGCTCTGGGATGCTAGTGGTGCACATCCTGCTTCTACCACACGCTCCCATATTCTCCAATGATTGCTGGGTTCATAGGAATAGCCACAGTTAGGGACACAAGTGCCTTTTCATTTGTACTCCCTGGATTCAGGAATTTGGTCCTGGAAGACAGTGGGAATTTTGGGAGGAACGCTACACATTTGAAGCAGTGGTGTTAGTAGCAGTGTCACCAGCAACCTATGGTCCCTTCCCCACCATACCTGGGACCCCTTTTCAGTGTTGCTTTCTGAGGTTTTCTTCTTAAAGTGAGGCATTGTGGATGAGGTGACCATAGAAGCATGTCTTCCCTCCAAAGAACAAGCAGCCTCTAGGACAGAAGTGTGAACTATGTGACCCTCCGGGAaagttggtctacaactcccaacatctcTCCCTTTTGTCTGACAGTTCACCAGTCTGACAGTCTGACAGACTGGAGGGCCATATCATTCTCAGCCCTGCTCTGGGGTTATATTCCTGTCTTTAAAATCACAGAATAAACTCAACTCcccttttttaaataaacatattcAATTAGCAACCTAAAAGGGGCTGGCATGGTCAACAAGCTTACCATGGCACACAACTCCAGCTGCTTCCTCAGAGGTACAATGCTGTTCTCTCTGTAAGCTTGCTGGGCATTGACTGAGGGCTGATTCTGTCCCTCGGCATCGAATATCACTCAGGCCAGTGGAGAGACTTCCAGTCCCAAATTGTGCTTCACGTGTGGCTGACACTGCAGCCCCACAACCCAGCTCTTTGCAGacaaccatggcttccttgatgccCCATCCATCATCACAAACTGTTCCCCAAAGGCCATAAAGGAGCACCTCCACCCGTCCGCTGCAAGGATGAGGACCTTCCACCAGCCGGATCTTCATGTCGCTTGAGCCTGCAATGTCTGAGCCCATCACCGCACCTAAGGACACAAGAGTTCAGAGGGCAGATGAA from Sceloporus undulatus isolate JIND9_A2432 ecotype Alabama chromosome 2, SceUnd_v1.1, whole genome shotgun sequence includes the following:
- the LOC121922951 gene encoding deleted in malignant brain tumors 1 protein-like isoform X1, which encodes MWLFLSIIVLGAVMGSDIAGSSDMKIRLVEGPHPCSGRVEVLLYGLWGTVCDDGWGIKEAMVVCKELGCGAAVSATREAQFGTGSLSTGLSDIRCRGTESALSQCPASLQREQHCTSEEAAGVVCHGEFWGSDPVRSGQLKIRLVEGPDECYGRVELLHNGVWGTICGKRWGIKEAGVVCQQIDCGIPSLQQNQVELVKGTGPIWLDDVHCRGTESSLYQCSASPWGMHDCDHIQAAGVVCSGVRLVGGPTPCSGRVEVFHNKKWGTVCDNGWDMEDARVVCREWGCGGEPLTAATGTKFGEGSGPIWMDQVNCMGGEYSLKECPKQNIIDHTCDHRKDAGVECSEIHLAEGRDRCAGRVELFRGGIWATVRGSDWDLKDAAVVCRYLGCGTALFAPQHSLFGMIPVPTPFWFNGILCTGTETSISECNVRPQQDYGGVYKEPYGLASVICTELRLVNGSNPCSGRVEVFHNEKWGTVCDAGWDLQDAEVVCRELNCGHALKASGGASFGRGTGPIWLKRVNCTGREESLRQCSKLLWGEHNCDHSHDASVECADPPKIRLVNGSSPCSGRIEVLHNQHWGTVCDEEWDLADAEVVCKEVGCGDALSSPLKAFFGRGTGPIWLRNVRCIGKEDAFNECPHEKSSLFHNCNHENDAGVVCSELRLVNGSNPFSGRVEVLHNQQWGTVCDAGWDSHDAQVVCRERSGGNVAKAFGGARYGQGTGPILLKGVNCTGEETSLRECAQSTLDNHSCDHSQDASVECSGKVRLVNGSSLCSGRVEILDNQQWQAVCDHFWDIKAARVVCREMGCGDALWVPERSHFGRGLDPIRLFFSYCDGIETSLLDCFMYMFGGDACLNDGAASVKCSGNGIPIYYCV
- the LOC121922951 gene encoding deleted in malignant brain tumors 1 protein-like isoform X2, giving the protein MWLFLSIIVLGAVMGSDIAGSSDMKIRLVEGPHPCSGRVEVLLYGLWGTVCDDGWGIKEAMVVCKELGCGAAVSATREAQFGTGSLSTGLSDIRCRGTESALSQCPASLQREQHCTSEEAAGVVCHGEFWGSDPVRSGQLKIRLVEGPDECYGRVELLHNGVWGTICGKRWGIKEAGVVCQQIDCGIPSLQQNQVELVKGTGPIWLDDVHCRGTESSLYQCSASPWGMHDCDHIQAAGVVCSGVRLVGGPTPCSGRVEVFHNKKWGTVCDNGWDMEDARVVCREWGCGGEPLTAATGTKFGEGSGPIWMDQVNCMGGEYSLKECPKQNIIDHTCDHRKDAGVECSEIHLAEGRDRCAGRVELFRGGIWATVRGSDWDLKDAAVVCRYLGCGTALFAPQHSLFGMIPVPTPFWFNGILCTGTETSISECNVRPQQDYGGVYKEPYGLASVICTELRLVNGSNPCSGRVEVFHNEKWGTVCDAGWDLQDAEVVCRELNCGHALKASGGASFGRGTGPIWLKRVNCTGREESLRQCSKLLWGEHNCDHSHDASVECAELRLVNGSNPFSGRVEVLHNQQWGTVCDAGWDSHDAQVVCRERSGGNVAKAFGGARYGQGTGPILLKGVNCTGEETSLRECAQSTLDNHSCDHSQDASVECSGKVRLVNGSSLCSGRVEILDNQQWQAVCDHFWDIKAARVVCREMGCGDALWVPERSHFGRGLDPIRLFFSYCDGIETSLLDCFMYMFGGDACLNDGAASVKCSGNGIPIYYCV